TCGAGCTGGTGTTTttcccgggagtgccctttgggatgacatgcaagggaaaccggtgaggtcgataaccgagtttaacagacgggcgcagagatttgtcaatgtagaggaggcgaggtcaacactcaaggaGACCTCGCAGAcagaaactacaacgataaacattaactccgcctcaacctcggttgacccagcaactacacagcctacctcggagaatccctccaagaggaaaaagagcgagggaaataatcccgaggttgatggaggaaagaagaaaaaaggagaaaggtatttctccgtatataaagtgcacaccgagctcaacgagtctcgggaaaacatatacctggctaatgaaaaccaggtccccttcaggcgtccggaccctatgaggaatcaaaaatctaagagggattccagcaaatactgtcgatttcatagggacaccggccatacaactgatgagtgccgacagctgaaggacgagatcgaagggttgatctcgagaggttatttccggcagtacctcaaaaaccagaatactggacaggccactgctagccagagagtagccgcgcttccggcagcacagaataataactcccgatctcgggatgaggacaggcctccgccgatagatggagaggacgtaataaccatctcgggaggtcctcatctcgtaggagggggcagaaatgctcaaaaacgatatgtgaatgagctgaagacaggggacgggtctccatatgaacccgaaccaagggcaccaaaaagccaaagggttgagactcagcctataaccttcaccgaggaggatgtctcccacgtccagttccctcatcatgatccactcgtcatcaccctacagcttgccaacaaaagagtgcgccgagttctcatagacaatgggagctcagttaacattctttataaagcaaccctagaaaaaatggggctctcccttcgcgacctgaaggcttgtgcaaccactttgtacggcttttctggagaaggaaccgcctgtatggggtccattgaactccctgtgaccttgggagactatacagtctcggtgaccaagatgatggagttcgtggtagtagagttaccatctgcctacaatgtattgctcgggagacccgccctggtcgggctgggggcagtttcatctgtaaggcatctagcccttaagttcccaactccaagcggggtcggaacattgaaaggagatcaattggcaggaagggagtgctacagcatttccttaaggggaaagaaacaaacaagcacgcaagcacttgttgtcatacaaaataaagatgggacagttttagaaattgatgaggagatcgatccaaggatcgaagagaaggttgacctccaacctttggaggagctcgaagaggttcagctcgacgaatctgatccctcaaaaaaggtgaaggtcgggaaacacctccaagacgaatcaaaatagcaattaatttgctttctgaagaaaaaccaggatgtcttcgcgtggtcccactctgacatggtgggaataagccctaatgtagcgagccacgcattgaatatagacaaaagctttcccccgaagcagcaaaagcgaaggcagctggatgaagacagaaagaaagcactaaaggaggaggtggacaggctgaaagcaaataattttataagagacactttttaccctgattgggtggccaatccagtgttggtcccgaaacccaatgggacatggaggacgtggattgactactcggacctcaacaaggcctgcccgaaagactgttttcccctgccgaggattgatcagctcgtggatgccacggcggggcatggtctgatgtcgttcatggatgcctattctggatataaccagattcccatgcatgcccccgaccaagagcatacgagcttcattacagataaagggctctactgctacaatgtcatgccattcggactcaagaatgccggagccacgtaccagcggctcgtaaacatgatgttctcagagcaaatagggaacaacatggaagtttatgttgacgacatgcttgtaaagtctcaacttaacaagaaccatgttgatgacctcgaagagtgctttggcgtgctcagaaagtacaacatgaagttgaatcctcaaaagtgcacttttggggtgtcttcaggaaaatttctgggtttcattgtcaattctcgtggaatcgaggctaatcccgacaagataaaggccctcatcgatatgccttcgcctcggaagcataaagatgttcaaagcctgactggcaggatggcagctctgagcaggttcatctcgaagtcaacagaccgcggtctcccattcttcaacttattgaaaggaagtaagaagttcgaatggacagatgagtgcgagctagcctttcaggagctcaaaaagcacctagccgaaccgcccatcctatctaagcctgagacgggagaagtactgttcctgtacctctcaactaccgaacacgcgataagcgcggtgctcgtccgagaggaagagagaatacagaaacccgtctactatatcagtaaaagattactgggggcagagtcaaggtatccactgatggagaagctcgccctcagtctgatccactcatctcgaaagctccgcccttactttcaggcacatcctatccatgtactgacagatcaaccactaaggcaagtcttgtctaaaccagaggcgtccggtagactcctaaagtgggctgttgaacttggacaattcgagatcacctaccatccgaggacgaccatcaaggcacaagcgttggcggatttcttagtggagtgcaccggcatcgctgatgacgaggtaacaaccacggcccacgagctgtggaaactttacttcgacgggtcgtcaaatgaaaatggagcgggggcaggagttattttgaccactcctgcagggagcaaatttcactctgcattaaggttcggctttaaagcatctaataatgaagctgagtacgaggctttactggcgggactacgaatagcaaaggagttcaaggccaaagctatacattgttacAACGACTCTCAGCTcatagttaatcaaatcttgggagagtaccaggctcgtggcacaaaaatggcagcttatctggagaaggcaaagtacgcattggagttttttgagttttatgcaatcgaacaggttccccgagaacaaaactcaaatgcagatgccttagctcggctcgccacttccactgaaaatgaggagctgaatgttgtacccgtagaacatttgtcagcacccagcattactgagtcaTACAAGGAAGATGTGTtcatgatcgagacagaaccgacctggatgagcccgatcgttgaatacctcgaaaatggaattcttccaaaagatcgaagtcaggctcggaaactaatgtatcaacttcctcgttacaccatcctggatggaaggctatacagaagagggtattccatgccattgctcagatgcgtgactccccccgaggcaaagaagattattagagaagttcatgaagggttttgcggagatcataccggggggcatagcctatccaagaaaattatacgccaaggatatttctggccaaccattaaaacggattctttcgagttcgtgaaaaagtgcgacaagtgccagagattcgccacgataccccgagctccaccttctgaactaaccatgttgacgtccccatggctttttgcggtatggggtatcgacctcataggctcactcccaactggcaaaggaggagtaaagtatgctgtggtcgcggttgattacttcacaaaatggacagaggctgaaccactagcgaccataacttctaagaagatcctagatttcgtagtaaagaacatcgtatgccgatatggagtgccaagaaagattgtgtctgacaacggaacccagtttgactgcgacttatttaccaacttttgtaacaagaacggtataatcaagagcttttcgtcagtggctcaccctcaggcgaacggtcaggtcgaagccgttaataaaactctcaagagttccttgaagaaaaagttggaagaagcaaagggacgatggcctgaggaattaccccaagtcctttggggatatagaactacagctcggacatcaactggacacaccccattttctctagcatacggctgcgaggcaatgttgcccattgaggtcgaaattccaacgattcgaactcagatttacgaccaaagttccaatcatactcagctcgaagaaaccctagacttgatcgaagaaaaaagggaggaggctcagctgagaaatgctgcttaccagcaacgaacaacaaaatatttcaataaaagggttcgaagtcgaaagttcggagtaggagatctggtattgagacgcgtattcttagcaacccgagattcagcagcaggagtactcgggccaaactgggaaggaccataccagatagaatcagtcatccgccctggcgtatacaaacttgcgagattagatgggagcctcataccacgagcatggaatggcgaacaccttagaccatattatcaatagtgtaggaagtgtcgcccgtaaccatgattttctgtacttagtttgtttttgaatgtcaaataaagggtctactttgtttcacatgtaatttatttttatttttgcaatctctcttaatttaataacctatggtcacactcataggatattaagggggcatcattggtatacatacctccagcttaaaaaaacaaaaaaaataataaaaaaacaaaaaagtatttggatataaccaaatacgcgagcttagatagttcggacttaaccgagcgagcttagatagttcggacttaaccgagttatcaaaaacattaagtatttggaaataaccaagtacacgggcttagatagttcggacttaaccgagtgagcttagatagttcggacttaaccgagttatcaaaaacattaagtatttggaaataaccaagtacacgggcttaaatagttcggacttaaccgagcgagcttagatagttcggacttaaccgagttatcaaaaacattaagtatttggaaataaccaagtacacgggcttagatagttcggacattaccgaactaccaaaaaccaaaaacgtttggagttaaccagatgtgtaagcataacaggtttggaacaaaccagccaaattatcgatcaatgataaatgggagcctaaacccatcacgaaatatgtcgagatcgaggctggaacatcttaaaatagtttcgaactcataacctcggagctaaaatactaaggatgaggaaaagtgactaaaagattaaccaaatcattcatattacatgccatataagtactttttagttcatggttaaagtaatgtacgaccttgataaataacgaggttggaaacggataattcgaataaactatgcatgaatgcatcgaatttcgagcctaaatctaaactatgtttgtatgaattaaatagaCATAACTCATCAATGCAAGAAGAATGtaaaatatttcgaaccaagaaatgtaaagcatataaagaaattgtgtcagccctgtgggcacaaatttaaatagttacaagaatgaggggacgcagccccgataactgatctctccaagatcggatttaaggaagaagagtatccttggccttctcagcatcaatatcaccagaccctccaggacgaatagcatgactatcctgctgggtcgcctctcgagcagctgtacttgccaaaagacgggcattccaccgctcaacatatgtggcctcgagaggacctaggaagctggtgtcaagatcggcattgtcagcccaaagtttgtacatggcctggtcgaccgctttctccctctgctccttagactcattcaggaggcgggtcttctcgctctccatgaaatcgaaggtggcagacttctcctcttcgagcttggctttggccttctcgagctcagcgtttgacttttcaagctccttgagacgggtcttcaatttttcaatttcagacttcgaatctttgagctcgtcaaccatcttcagctcgagatccttcgacttttgagccagagataagctcgtttgcacctcgttggtcagcttgtagttgagttgcgctgaaacaacaaggcctgaaacacaaagaatgaatcagaattataatcagagacataaatactctaagaCATAAAGAGTGTTTGAaaaggctaccgcggcggagagttcgatactcttctcataaagagtgttgcagtccgaggccttgcgcacgaggtcccagtggtcggcaccaaagccagaaaagctctgacccacccgagaaaggacgtccgagctgagaagcgccccttctgccccagcggtgccatcaagtacatattcctcagtatgagttcgggccgttggcagctgaaccgttgaggtagaaggtttcttcggaggccgagCAACGATTAACCGGGTCTCGGTGGGAAGCTGAGAGATGGATGCAGTTGAGCCTGACCCATCGACCTGGGCAGTCGGCTCCTTGGAGGTGTTCGCAgtgatctgggccgtgggagtcgtctcgtgacgtttaggtaccttggactgtcggtcgggcctctttggtatcctcgggcgtttgctcttctgggcgccagctcccccatcactaaagagcacggcgtcgaggtcgggattcatggcacctgcataatgacagtgagttaaacaatgataataactttgggaaaagatgtaaaccagttgaagaaaaaaacctaactgggactcttccccgagctcgagcttggggaccatgaaattcccccgtcttcagaagaggcggggggaatgccttccctataagttggtgacaacctcgagaggtccctatagacattggtcccatactgcaccgctatcccattccacacctcgtccgtggtgtacatagtgtcgtatttcccgagcccactatcaaacctatggacacagtcatctacccaactccatatgtagaagtggtatctatcctgtgggcacgagactagtctattgggcctgtgttttaataaagtgggggaccacattcgcgaagtaggaagggttttacctccatcggagtccgagctcgaggcttcgtcattggcctcatttcccgaccgtggacttctcgagcgaattgggagagatgatttcctttccctcctcggaggaaggattcctgtgggcagaggcacttcctcccagcattcgtattttttactggaccagtcagaggttgactggccctgtcccaacaagccacaagctcgaagcttgtcctcatgtagcagaaatgagagagacctcctgccataagggagtcggagcaggctctctctgtgctccttcattgtctcgtcgggggtgggacgctgaaagttaactgaaaggcgagatacacttcaactaaacatggattcaagggctaaagattcgagctcaaaaatagaaagtaacgagaatacttacgaattcgcctaaacgaacgatgtcgagacgggaacagaccgtctgtccagaaaaaagccctcttgaagtcagggggatggttcggaaggtcttcaaagatttttgtctctttggggtagctcgaaagatagtagaaaccatctcctccccgagcttgggagggattactcttcaaacaaaagagatataaaatctcttggggtgaaggtcctatccaccccaactcgtggaataaggacctcagggcagacagcaccctgtatgaattggtgttgagctggaatggagccaacccaacaaaatcgatgaagtctctgaaaaaggacttcaggggcaacaaagctcctgcccttaggtgttcttggctccaggccgcgtatttcaccctggaatcgcggcccccaggagcgaagcagctccgttcatgccttgtcggagctcgacagttcagtgtgtccaacgagctaaggccatgaagggccaggatgtcagttatctggtcggaggtggtaaccgagctctggtagaattcggcttcaaacatctccctcctaggctgcgaagatgaaggctccgccattaaggaaaactggagttcccccgggtggtatgctaccgtgacttttaacgcggggtcgaggggaactggcctaggtccggggttcggctccggatagatggcttcccgaaggacccttctcttcttttcgatgacctcgtcaatctggcggcgatagtgggctcgaatgtcttcttgctcgcgtgcgatctcatactctttaatccgacgctggttccgaacaaagaccgattccgggctcagagatttgggctcgtaaggaaatgctcgtaatgacccccaccgtctttccagattctgtgacatctaacgagaaagaaaaaatggtgagggccatgcatgcaaggatcacgaactcgataagatgagctcggatatctaagggcaagaaactaaatattaagaccctcactaaagagtcagagcgcgtattccacagggaagaaaaagaacgtggatgattttttgaaaatcccgaagttcaagggaaagaaaggtggcggttagccaggaaagggctttttcgggtttcgtgtaattgtcaagagtaagggtttttacccgaaaacttggtatacaagaaacatagcctaaaattttcaaaacccagaaagttgaaacgcCATTCAAAGGACAAAACTGGGCATAAACTAGAGGCGAACATCCAGAaagaaaatccagaaagcctaaaaacctatcggttcaaaccctcctatcgcatcatgctaagaacacatactaacatacacagcaagcacagtataaaaagaacaacaaaaatggcgtacttacacagtgacggggagtgcagcgaaatcgtcgagtggagaagaggttgcaggaaagaactcactgactcgtacaaaccaggattcttttgtttcttcggcctagaaaacatgcaatgagcataaactgtggtaagaggttaagggagtgtttttcttttttctggtctgtgataagcaaatgtgaagaagacgaagagggggtcttgtataaataggtgggaaaactgaattaatcaggagcgttgattaaaatcctcaacagatcgaatggaggggagtcgATGATAAGATGGCGTcgaaaagctgtcagacgaacgatcgtgggcatgttcccaaggtactaaagtacctaaagtgagcaatacccatctggcacgtgtccgtttttaagagtgtgacggtatggttcccagaaaaagtagttcaaaagtttccttctcttaggactcgaacaaataattttgagggggcaaaatgttatacccagatttcgagccatagtaaatatgacctcgaaagctgagttcgcattaaaatGGTCTCGTGAAGGTTAGGGAACGTTCTacgattgtaagtcgagcctccaaagtatgatacatgacctcgagtgtagtgacctcgaaatgatctcgatctcgaaagatagctctgagagcccctcatcttcgggaacaacttcggagcagggatctcgagctcgatatgccatctcgaaagaaatgttagctcgggagatgtcagtggctcgcacaatgacgtgaaacctgggacgctgaagccttggagatacgctatgatcaccttgaatatctacaagtattgtaattatgggatgtaatcctcatttattgatgtaaatccccaagaatcgtgggatattatttagtcagttatgcgtttcctgatctttggggaacgtttccttttatatctgattattggcacttaaggccatttatttttattcacaaaagagtaactacccaaaatatgtgggatagtattctgcatccttctctataaatggagaaggcatgcaccattgtaaaggaccgaaattctgatccttgagagaaaactctgaagaattcatgcttaagaattttcagagataatcttgagattaataacagagactcgtggactaggcagatttaactgctgaaccacgtaaaaaccgtgtgtctgattcgtttgtttgttttagctattgtctttaattgtttatgtgctctcttcttttatctgctgacgaaaaacggcgtcaacaatatacatatatatataaggcTAATTACTTTAATATGaatcattggattaagatcaatgaccCTTATtaatagttgttaattaatatttctaaaaataaattttgatttttttcaaacttttggaagAGCTATCTGATGACATGgaggtcacatatttattaattaaagaataatttttttatttaatatttatttcttttatccattccatgagaaaaaaaatcattttggaattaatgagaataattaatGTGACCATTATCTTTCCGACTAATGTTTTTTTacctaattaatctaaaaaattcaaaattattgattttttatatttatttccttcatcattataatcattccTCATAAAAAAACTTGTTTAATGATCTGTGGTAACCATCCAAGTATAATAACAATTGAGAagtctttcatatatatatatatatggaaattttatgttctatgcatgataacttagtgaaattttttaatatgccaacataagttattatcccaaatatatgacaatttaatttttttggacaaaaatactcataatattcaaacactcattttctctctaatCTTTCTAATGtctcacattctctctctctctctctctctctctctctctctctctctcattctaatcttgtagatctcgaaaaaaataccaaaatttaaaaataaaaaaaaatctgaaacagacatttgagtaaaaaaatatgaacctccaaagttttcatCAAATTTTAGTGCATAgcatcaaaattgcatcgaaaaatcatcgttttggccaaaaatcaagttttcattatTGCATCACAAAAGCATCGAAAtactatcgattttgcatcaaaacaccatcgattttgcatcgaaaaagcagcATTTTGGCtagaaaaatcaagttttcatgattgcatcgcaatagcattgaaacaccatcgattttgcatcgaaaaaacatcattttggcaaaaaaaaaatcaagttttcatgattgcatcgcaaaagcatcgaaacaccattgatGCAAAATctatggtgtttcgatgctcttgcggtgcaatcatgaaaacttatatTTTGgttaaaatgatgttttttcgatgctcttgcgatgcaatcataaaacttgatttttggctaaAAGGCTGTTATTTCGATGCTCTGCACTAAAATTTGACAAAAACTTTAGAGATTcttattttttcactcaaatgtccatttcaaatgattttttttttataattttggtattttttcgagatctacaagattagaataagagatgttagagagagagagagttaagactgagagagaaaataaatgtttgaatattaagagtatttttggccaaaaaattgaaattatcatatattttggatagtaacttatgttggcatattaaaaattttaattaagttatcATGCATAGAATATGAAATTTGCCCATTTATACATATTAATCTCTCATTCTTAATTTAGCTTAATTAGGCCTCTAATTTTTCTCATGAGTGGTCCCCACCGGGCACCGAAATAGATACTGAACAAAACAGGGCACCCTCTAAAGACAGGTATGTTCTCTTATATATAAGGAATGAAGTAGATCTAAAGACAGGTATGTTCTCTTATATATAAGGAATGAAGTAGATCGTTTTCTCATTTATTTTCATCTTTATCACATAACTCTTGAACTAGgagcagagagagagagagagagagagagagagctatataatattaattaattaagaaactCAATGAAAATGATGAAGGGAAGCAGTAGTTCAGGTGCTGATTACCGTTTGACAAGAGTTGGGGTGGGTTTGATGGTGGTGATGATGATGGTGTGTTTTGGGAGTGAATTGGGGAGTGCGAAGCCTAGCGACGCGCAGTGCCAGGAGGAGATAAGGATTGGGCTAAACGAATGCAAGGCGGTGTTGGCTGGGATTACACCTCCGTCGGCGGAGTGTTGCCAGCGTGTAAGGGTGACTCATATTGAATGTGTTTGCCAACTTATATCACCCCAGATCGCTGCTTATATCGATCTCAAACGTGCCATTTCCCTTATTCAAAAATGCGGTCGCCGGGTGCCTCGCCACTACAAGTGTGGGAGTAAGTCCATCTTCTTCTTATCTTTTTCAATTTAAATAAACACATCTCTCTCTCTACTATTCTCTTCTCCTATCATTttcttataaatatattatagatGTATGTGTATTAATACATACACAATATTGTGCTTGGGAAGTGTGAACATGTATGTAGATGCTTTGTTCAATTACTGAAGTATGTTTTCACTTTGGTTATGCAGGCATCACTACTCCATGAGAGGCTATAAGATTTAATTGGATCGGCCATTGCCTTAATTGGCAGCCATTTGTGGTTATTGAAGGGAGGCTTTTAAGTGTtatccatatgtgtaataagagGGCTAGCATATCTAATATTTGTTCTAGTCCCGTAGTATTTGATGTGGTACAACCGTAATTATCGTATTTCTGCCTAAACTTGATCAAGTATTTTAAagattttaagcttgaaaattgtAATGAATGAGGGCTAATATTCATCAGTTGTATCTAAAGACGGTCTGGTCTTTATTTTTAAGAATATCGCTTTTAATATTTTCTAGTAGAGTTTGTACTGATATAAACTTATAACTAATATTATATTCCTCCTTTAACAATCAGATATGATGTTTGTTAATAATATTTACTATGTTACGTGATAAATTATGAA
This genomic interval from Humulus lupulus chromosome 8, drHumLupu1.1, whole genome shotgun sequence contains the following:
- the LOC133793857 gene encoding uncharacterized protein LOC133793857; its protein translation is MKMMKGSSSSGADYRLTRVGVGLMVVMMMVCFGSELGSAKPSDAQCQEEIRIGLNECKAVLAGITPPSAECCQRVRVTHIECVCQLISPQIAAYIDLKRAISLIQKCGRRVPRHYKCGSITTP